A genomic segment from Leptolyngbya boryana PCC 6306 encodes:
- the psbV gene encoding photosystem II cytochrome c-550 has protein sequence MLKRFLWLAVATVFFAFQVCTQSAQASELDAATRTVAKDANGGTVTLSLKQVKEGKRLFQYACAQCHVGGVTKTDPNVGLDPEALSLATPARNNIDALVDYMKVPTSYDGATDISEVHPSLKSKDTFPEMRNLTEQDLVAIAGHILLQPKVVGDKWGGGKIYY, from the coding sequence ATGCTTAAAAGATTTCTTTGGCTTGCTGTAGCCACCGTCTTTTTTGCCTTTCAGGTATGTACCCAGTCTGCCCAGGCATCTGAGTTGGATGCGGCGACCCGCACAGTGGCAAAAGATGCCAATGGTGGGACAGTCACGCTTTCGCTCAAGCAAGTGAAAGAAGGCAAACGTTTGTTTCAATATGCTTGCGCCCAGTGCCATGTCGGTGGCGTGACCAAAACGGATCCGAACGTTGGACTTGACCCCGAAGCGCTGTCTTTGGCAACGCCTGCGCGCAATAATATTGATGCGCTGGTCGATTACATGAAAGTGCCGACGAGTTATGACGGAGCAACTGACATTTCTGAAGTGCATCCGAGCCTCAAGAGCAAGGATACCTTCCCTGAAATGCGTAACTTGACCGAACAAGATTTAGTTGCGATCGCAGGTCATATCCTGCTGCAACCGAAAGTTGTCGGTGACAAGTGGGGCGGCGGTAAGATCTATTACTAA
- the accD gene encoding acetyl-CoA carboxylase, carboxyltransferase subunit beta — protein sequence MSLFDWFANRRKSDSKIPQGQEREIADGLWKKCEMCSVLTYTKDLRANQMVCLECGHHMRVYSPERIRQLIDPDTWVAIDEHILPTDPLKFRARKSYSDYLRDTQEKTKLTEAVQTGIGQLDGCQVALGVMDFRFIGGSMGSVVGEKITRLIERATQQRLPVVIVCASGGARMQEGLLSLMQMAKISGALQRHRESRLLYIPVLTHPTTGGVTASFAMLGDIILAEPKAMIAFAGRRVIEQNLRQKLPDDFQTAEYLLNHGFVDAIVPRTQLKKTLAQLIRLHQPTIASAHGVQIPGIKTFTPTAE from the coding sequence ATGTCACTCTTTGATTGGTTTGCAAATCGGCGCAAGTCCGACTCGAAAATTCCTCAAGGTCAAGAGCGTGAAATCGCCGATGGACTTTGGAAAAAGTGCGAAATGTGCAGTGTTTTGACTTACACCAAAGATTTGAGAGCAAATCAAATGGTGTGCCTGGAGTGCGGTCATCATATGCGCGTCTACAGTCCAGAGCGGATTCGGCAGTTGATTGATCCCGATACTTGGGTCGCGATCGATGAGCATATCCTGCCCACTGATCCCTTAAAATTCCGCGCTCGTAAGTCTTACAGCGACTATCTCCGCGATACTCAAGAAAAAACCAAACTCACCGAAGCCGTACAAACCGGAATCGGTCAGCTTGATGGCTGCCAGGTTGCTTTAGGAGTGATGGACTTTCGCTTTATCGGCGGCAGTATGGGTTCGGTCGTCGGTGAAAAAATTACTCGGCTCATCGAGCGTGCCACTCAACAAAGGCTTCCCGTTGTGATTGTCTGTGCATCAGGCGGTGCAAGAATGCAGGAAGGGCTGCTGAGTCTGATGCAAATGGCAAAAATTTCAGGCGCATTGCAACGCCATCGCGAAAGTCGGTTACTCTACATCCCGGTTTTGACGCATCCAACCACAGGCGGTGTCACTGCAAGTTTTGCCATGCTCGGTGATATCATTCTTGCCGAACCGAAAGCGATGATTGCGTTTGCAGGGCGGCGTGTGATTGAGCAAAACCTGCGGCAAAAACTACCCGATGATTTCCAAACGGCAGAATATTTGCTCAATCACGGCTTTGTCGATGCGATCGTGCCGCGCACCCAACTGAAAAAAACCTTAGCGCAACTGATTCGGCTACATCAGCCAACCATTGCCAGCGCTCATGGGGTACAAATTCCTGGCATCAAAACTTTCACACCCACCGCAGAATAG
- a CDS encoding squalene/phytoene synthase family protein, with protein sequence MNKYVAELVGSSHYRAIADDALKDEDNAAWVMELEPEVRAVWLERIRWIRIADRLAESEMIEGNSGHFQDFCASWRWLSATGRVQPAGTHRVLFESMCNLWFNNCDPTSHLSLKAWERYLLALDRYTQKDMVFETMEEFEVMMRALAASFFQVLPFLSTTTWQIVGAFGTVDQFYNILRDLREDAEQGICYLPTELLDRFGISRSEILELRAQENPGYRAMMEFLIYEYLPTLRRRAYPFILSPDLHPSWQILREWSMTRYARIERVFRRCGYDYMRFPHVYWREVQRDLVLMMPSRWNATTTYPHGGRLSVLNDRHHKLRKFASMNTELLKVGA encoded by the coding sequence ATGAACAAGTATGTTGCTGAGTTAGTGGGTTCGTCTCATTACCGCGCGATCGCGGATGATGCCCTGAAAGATGAGGACAATGCCGCCTGGGTGATGGAACTCGAACCGGAAGTCCGAGCGGTTTGGCTAGAGAGGATTCGCTGGATTCGGATCGCTGATCGACTGGCTGAAAGCGAAATGATTGAAGGGAATTCTGGTCATTTCCAAGACTTTTGCGCATCTTGGCGTTGGCTAAGTGCAACAGGCAGAGTGCAGCCTGCGGGGACGCATCGTGTGCTATTTGAATCGATGTGCAACCTGTGGTTCAACAACTGTGACCCAACTTCTCACCTATCTCTAAAAGCTTGGGAGCGCTATCTTTTAGCCCTCGATCGGTATACTCAAAAAGATATGGTTTTTGAGACAATGGAAGAGTTTGAAGTTATGATGCGTGCGCTAGCTGCTTCATTCTTTCAGGTTTTACCATTCTTGTCAACTACCACTTGGCAGATTGTTGGAGCATTCGGTACGGTTGACCAGTTTTACAACATTCTTCGCGATCTGCGCGAAGATGCCGAGCAAGGCATTTGCTATTTGCCAACCGAGCTGCTAGATCGATTTGGGATCAGTCGATCTGAGATTTTGGAATTACGGGCGCAGGAGAATCCAGGCTACCGAGCAATGATGGAATTCTTGATTTATGAGTATTTGCCCACGCTGCGCCGTCGAGCATATCCGTTTATTTTGTCGCCAGATTTACATCCGTCTTGGCAGATTCTACGGGAATGGTCAATGACTCGATATGCTCGGATTGAACGGGTTTTTCGTCGTTGCGGATATGATTATATGCGATTCCCGCATGTGTACTGGCGGGAGGTGCAGCGAGATTTGGTATTGATGATGCCTTCGCGGTGGAACGCGACCACCACTTATCCGCACGGAGGACGGTTGAGTGTATTGAACGATCGTCATCACAAGCTGCGTAAGTTTGCATCAATGAACACCGAACTGCTGAAGGTCGGAGCTTGA
- the pgeF gene encoding peptidoglycan editing factor PgeF, with the protein MHNWHWQTWNELPYLTCSLLQPWQHGFFTQQCAPRMPEELIEALDPASEVYRVKQVHGNTVLSPSELEYPGNLEQLSDADGMITERSQQAVWACSADCTPALIADAKTGNVAAVHSGWRGTSLKIVPMAIAKLQAQGTQLEDVRIALGPAISGEVYQVSHQVALEVAASIRAEPELEKLLSLPSSPILPDSTPGRARLDVRRVIAIQLEQMGIAPEQIAIAPHCTYQDSKNFFSYRREKLKKVQWSGIVSGSF; encoded by the coding sequence ATGCATAATTGGCACTGGCAAACTTGGAACGAATTGCCTTATTTAACCTGTAGTCTACTTCAGCCTTGGCAGCATGGCTTTTTTACGCAACAGTGTGCGCCACGAATGCCAGAAGAATTGATTGAGGCGTTAGACCCGGCTTCCGAGGTATATCGGGTCAAACAGGTTCACGGCAATACGGTCTTATCCCCGTCAGAGTTGGAGTATCCAGGAAATTTAGAACAGTTATCTGATGCAGATGGCATGATTACCGAGCGATCGCAGCAAGCGGTTTGGGCGTGTAGTGCCGATTGTACGCCTGCCTTAATTGCGGATGCGAAGACAGGAAATGTGGCTGCCGTGCATTCGGGTTGGCGAGGCACATCGTTAAAGATTGTGCCGATGGCGATCGCGAAATTACAAGCCCAAGGAACGCAACTTGAGGATGTCCGAATTGCATTAGGTCCAGCGATTTCGGGTGAAGTTTATCAAGTCTCACATCAAGTTGCATTAGAAGTGGCAGCTTCGATCCGAGCAGAACCCGAGTTGGAGAAATTACTCAGCCTGCCCAGTTCGCCAATTTTGCCAGATTCGACTCCCGGACGCGCTCGTTTAGATGTGCGCCGGGTGATTGCAATTCAACTTGAACAGATGGGAATTGCGCCTGAGCAAATCGCGATCGCACCCCACTGTACTTATCAAGATTCAAAAAACTTTTTTTCATATCGCCGTGAGAAGCTGAAAAAAGTTCAATGGTCAGGAATTGTAAGCGGCTCATTTTGA
- a CDS encoding M23 family metallopeptidase — MTQRPTPTHPDRSQKRLLRRLGCLGSLGVFSSSMTLAQAAPIISPSPIVVAPSSTSTATEPTPPAPASAAALTTTSTPSPAVPEAAAEPTPPAEIEIPESSPVSESPLVQPQPAASPAPSYQAPDEIVIEQRNPTTNKVTTAPAKPTGIGNTVSKAISGVIRPTFNQADPETAVSVEAASTAPSATWTPPSVVPPSFVQNYFNRTVRPLGMPGNGDVRLLFPLSVPAVITSVFGWRVHPITGNQRLHTGTDIGAPMGTPVLAALTGRVIFSDWLGGYGASVALEHTNGSQQTLYAHLSEVFVKPGDIVKQGTVIGRVGSTGNSTGPHLHFEFRQQMQDGTWVAQDAGLSLEQAMAQLTRAMQVTQQPVKGPMPRS; from the coding sequence ATGACGCAACGACCCACCCCGACCCACCCCGACCGGAGCCAAAAGCGATTACTCAGACGGCTTGGATGTCTCGGTAGTTTGGGTGTCTTTAGTAGCAGCATGACCCTAGCACAAGCTGCTCCCATTATTTCTCCTTCCCCGATCGTCGTTGCACCATCATCTACATCTACAGCGACCGAGCCAACGCCTCCCGCTCCTGCAAGTGCAGCCGCTCTGACGACTACTTCAACTCCAAGTCCGGCTGTTCCGGAAGCTGCAGCCGAACCTACACCTCCGGCTGAGATTGAGATTCCCGAGTCTTCTCCCGTTTCAGAGTCTCCGTTGGTTCAGCCTCAACCTGCTGCGAGTCCCGCTCCTAGCTATCAAGCTCCCGATGAAATCGTCATTGAGCAGCGAAATCCGACCACAAATAAGGTCACAACCGCTCCTGCAAAACCTACAGGCATTGGTAACACTGTCTCAAAAGCGATTTCTGGAGTCATTCGCCCGACCTTTAATCAGGCAGATCCTGAAACCGCAGTCTCAGTAGAAGCAGCAAGTACCGCACCTAGCGCAACTTGGACACCGCCTTCAGTGGTGCCGCCTTCGTTTGTCCAAAATTATTTCAACCGTACGGTGCGTCCTCTGGGTATGCCTGGAAATGGCGATGTGCGTCTGCTCTTCCCGCTTTCCGTTCCGGCAGTGATTACCTCGGTATTCGGCTGGCGGGTTCACCCAATTACCGGCAATCAGCGTCTCCATACCGGAACTGATATTGGTGCGCCGATGGGAACGCCTGTTTTGGCAGCTTTGACAGGTCGAGTCATTTTCTCTGATTGGTTGGGTGGATATGGTGCATCCGTTGCACTGGAGCATACGAACGGCTCCCAACAAACCCTATATGCTCACTTATCAGAAGTGTTCGTGAAACCTGGGGATATCGTCAAGCAGGGAACGGTGATTGGACGAGTCGGCAGCACTGGAAATTCAACTGGTCCTCACTTGCACTTCGAGTTTCGTCAACAAATGCAGGACGGGACTTGGGTTGCTCAAGATGCAGGACTATCATTGGAACAAGCAATGGCTCAGTTGACGAGAGCGATGCAGGTAACTCAACAACCCGTCAAAGGTCCCATGCCTCGATCGTAA